GAATGAGACCCGGAATGGGAATGGGAATGGGAATGGGAAATCAAATCACCGTTCTATGACGCAATCATGTCCGGAACTTGTCTTAAGACAAGTTACCGAAATGCCCGCGTCAAAGGGGAGCCCGAAGACTACAAACTTGCAGGACCGAAAGGTAGACAATGGCATAGTTCCCTTGGGCCGGCAGGGTTCATCCACAGGAAAAAGGGAAGAAATCAAAAATGAAGTCGGTTCAGAAAAAGAAGAAGCAAACCCAACCACACATGGGAAGAGAGAACACGATACGACCAACGGAGCCAAGCCCCTACCTATGAACAAACAAATTCGGCGAAGACCTCTTCCCGCCGCCACTAAACATCAAGTCATGCTCAAATTTGCCGGAAGATGCAGCCATGTGAATCACCAGGGAGAACGGTGTCGGGAGAGGAGGTTTTTGGAAATCCATCACCTCACGCCGGTTTCACTTGGCGGAAGCAACCTTTTGGAAAACCTAACTCTGTTGTGCTCTGGCCACCACCGTGCCCAACATCTGAAGGCAGATATCTCTGTGAACTAAACGTGCCCCACCCGAGACAACTCGTTGGGGACCCTCTACTCTTTATGGACGCTGTGTGACCACGAATAGGACCTGGAACCCGGTCCGGGCACTACACCGTGGCTTCGATCTTTTTGACGATGTCGCCGATGGGGGAACCAGGACCGAAGACGCCGATGACACCTTCTTTGAGCAGTTGCTGTGCATCATCGTCGGGGATGATGCCGCCGACGAAGATGGGCTTGGCGATCTTCTCATCTGAAAAGAGCTTCATCACCGCTTTCACCAGGGGTAGGTGGGCTCCACTTAAAATCGACAGACCGACCACGTCCACGTCTTCCTGGATGGCGGCCTGAACCACCATTTCTGGGGTTTGGTGAAGACCGGTATAGATGACCTCAAAGCCCGCATCGCGCAGACCGCGGGCCACCACTTTGGCTCCCCTGTCGTGCCCGTCCAAGCCTGGCTTTGCCATTAAAACGCGAATGATTTTTCCCATGTCCCCATGTTTATACCGGAGTGCGTCCGGCCTCAAGCTCCAGTTCACTTTTTCATTGCGATTAGCGTCACAATCCCCTAATTAAACTAATGAATTTCAAACTAGGAGTCTTGTTCAATGTCCGAAGTTCATCCCGCACTTTCCATGTACTCTGATGACGAAAACGCCTTTCGCGAAGCGATCCGTGGCTTTGCTGAAAGCGAAATCAAGCCCCTGGTCACAAAGATGGACGAAGAAGCCAAGCTCGACCCAGGCCTCATCAAGCAATTGTTTGAGATGGGTCTGATGGGCATTGAAACCCCCGAGCAATACGGTGGGGCCGGCGGCAGTT
This is a stretch of genomic DNA from Pseudobdellovibrionaceae bacterium. It encodes these proteins:
- a CDS encoding cobalamin B12-binding domain-containing protein, whose amino-acid sequence is MGKIIRVLMAKPGLDGHDRGAKVVARGLRDAGFEVIYTGLHQTPEMVVQAAIQEDVDVVGLSILSGAHLPLVKAVMKLFSDEKIAKPIFVGGIIPDDDAQQLLKEGVIGVFGPGSPIGDIVKKIEATV